A region of Choristoneura fumiferana unplaced genomic scaffold, NRCan_CFum_1 Sck3bRy_348;HRSCAF=598_pilon, whole genome shotgun sequence DNA encodes the following proteins:
- the LOC141445100 gene encoding uncharacterized protein, with protein MSINQQLVFCFVPYVNCVKKNDGSLKAIPNIENVIKTFTPTVHLISNEQDGVKKESSSSGVSTSTTGPDSSENDLGDVLNSIENKLGLAAIENGHHQDGLNLLRSAANRNHAPAQYNLGLCYEMGLGVDADEKMAMELYRSAAAREHPAALYNLGIYYGQGRGGLTRDIVTATRLLRLAAVQGQQDAIKALKELDVDTSEPKRKNDADAWTFAYTPPPYSHNDNIVPTQSALFIENAQMFHTKIY; from the exons ATGTCCATCAATCAACAGCTTGTTTTCTGCTTTGTACCCTATGTCAACTGTGTGAAGAAAAATGATGGTTCATTGAAGGCAATTCCTAACAttgaaaatgttattaaaacCTTCACTCCAACTGTACATTTGATATCAAATGAACAAGATGGAGTGAAAAAGGAGTCTTCAAGCAGTGGTGTCAGTACCAGCACCACTGGTCCAGATTCCTCTGAAAATGATTTAGGGGATGTTCTCAATTCAATTGAGAATAAATTGGGTTTAGCAGCAATTGAAAATGGCCACCATCAAGATGGATTGAATCTTCTGAG GTCTGCTGCCAATCGTAATCATGCTCCAGCTCAGTATAATTTAGGACTTTGTTATGAGATGGGCCTTGGAGTGGATGCTGATGAGAAGATG GCAATGGAGTTGTATCGTTCAGCTGCTGCCCGAGAGCATCCTGCTGCTCTCTACAATTTGGGCATCTACTATGGACAGGGAAGAGGAGGTCTTACTAGAGACATAGTTACTGCAACTCGTTTATTGCGTTTGGCTGCAGTACAG GGTCAACAGGATGCCATCAAAGCCCTAAAAGAGCTGGACGTAGACACAAGTGAGCCTAAAAGGAAGAATGATGCTGACGCCTGGACATTTGCTTACACACCTCCACCATATTCTCATAATGACAATATTGTGCCTACCCAATCAGCTCTCTTTATTGAAAATGCGCAAATGTTTCATACTAAGATATATTAA